In the Scyliorhinus canicula chromosome 23, sScyCan1.1, whole genome shotgun sequence genome, one interval contains:
- the LOC119956630 gene encoding tumor necrosis factor ligand superfamily member 13B-like, whose translation MKADGGKAGIDVAHRCLIYSACVLTTAALLSASMAAVALHHVLALKAEISSMREELGRYKYRLEQLGSWARGTEEGQAANWSRLAGQAGGLRGGTPASSREKPAEGEGRFRGGRSLPDPVRQSFVQLIATANGRPVARASRCQKCIAGRHQQACRVERRPFANRNQVEETTIPWILSLRKGGALEKTGDKISVRETGYFLVYSQVWYKDDTFTMGHLIKRIKASIVGNEPQSAILFRCIQNMPACCPNNSCFTAGIAKLEVGDELELIVPRGQAHIALTGDGTFFGVLKLS comes from the coding sequence ATGAAAGCGGACGGAGGAAAGGCCGGCATCGACGTAGCCCACCGATGTTTGATCTACTCAGCCTGCGTCTTGACCACGGCAGCTCTGCTCTCCGCCTCCATGGCGGCTGTGGCGTTGCACCACGTCCTCGCCCTCAAGGCGGAGATCTCGtccatgagggaggagctggggcgGTACAAATACCGGCTGGAGCAGCTGGGGTCCTGGGCGCGAGGAACCGAGGAGGGGCAGGCGGCTAACTGGAGCCGGCTGGCGGGCCAGGCCGGCGGGCTTCGCGGGGGAACGCCCGCCAGCAGCCGGGAGAAACCcgcagagggggaagggagattCCGAGGGGGAAGGTCGCTTCCTGATCCCGTGCGGCAGTCGTTTGTGCAGCTGATCGCGACGGCTAATGGAAGGCCGGTGGCCAGAGCGAGCCGTTGCCAAAAATGCATCGCCGGAAGGCACCAGCAAGCTTGTCGAGTTGAACGGAGGCCGTTTGCAAATCGCAACCAGGTAGAGGAGACGACTATCCCGTGGATTCTCAGCCTGCGTAAAGGAGGCGCCCTTGAGAAGACGGGTGATAAAATCTCTGTGAGAGAAACTGGTTACTTTCTGGTTTACAGCCAAGTGTGGTATAAGGACGATACATTCACAATGGGGCATCTCATCAAAAGGATAAAGGCAAGCATCGTCGGCAATGAGCCACAGAGTGCGATCCTCTTCCGGTGTATCCAAAACATGCCCGCCTGCTGCCCAAACAACTCCTGCTTCACcgctggcattgccaagctggaGGTGGGCGATGAGCTTGAACTCATCGTACCACGCGGCCAAGCCCACATTGCCTTAACTGGAGACGGGACATTCTTCGGGGTGTTAAAACTGTCATAA